One Manihot esculenta cultivar AM560-2 chromosome 6, M.esculenta_v8, whole genome shotgun sequence DNA segment encodes these proteins:
- the LOC110616488 gene encoding calmodulin-binding protein 60 B, with translation MHTRYMERTNSMARGKRALEGGEEQQPERKRPALASVIVEALKVDSLQKLCSSLEPILRRVVSEEVERALAKLGPPRISGRSSPKRIEGPDGRNLQLQFRSRLSLPLFTGGKVEGEQGAAIHIVLLDANNGLVVTSGPEASVKLDVVVLEGDFNNEDDEDWSQEEFESHVVKEREGKRPLLTGDLQVTLKEGVGTLGELTFTDNSSWIRSRKFRLGLKVASGYHEGIRIREAKTEAFTVKDHRGELYKKHYPPALNDEVWRLEKIGKDGSFHKKLNNQGIFTVEDFLRLYVRDSQKLRNILGSGMSNKMWDALVEHAKTCALGGKLYIYYPEDSRNVGVVFNNIYELNGLISGEQYFSADSLSDEQKVYVDTLVKKAYENWNQVVEYDGKSLMNFKQNKRSNAFQNDLQIGQIGYPDALDHQMQLTRQPASVTTEQASVHSGLQVGASGYNENMGAGFSSQSQLVNPHSRAQFDNTSFMSNEPLISSSHQNQSIRSDNSVGLALGPPQSSTSGFQVLGSSMQPPNLNPFDDWTNNRDKGVDDYFTEEEIRIRSHEMLENEDMQHLLRLFSMGGHASVNIPEDGFTFPSFMQSPMPNFDEDRTRPGKAVVGWLKIKAAMRWGFFIRKKAAERRAQLVELDDE, from the exons ATGCATACCAGGTATATGGAAAGGACTAATAGTATGGCTAGAGGGAAGAGGGCTTTAGAAGGTGGAGAAGAGCAGCAACCTGAGCGAAAGCGCCCTGCTTTAGCTAG TGTCATCGTAGAAGCTCTTAAGGTGGACAGTCTGCAAAAGCTCTGCTCATCTTTGGAACCTATTCTTCGTAGAGTT GTAAGTGAGGAAGTGGAACGTGCTTTAGCAAAGTTGGGCCCCCCGAGAATCAGTGGAAG gtCTTCCCCAAAACGTATTGAAGGGCCAGATGGAAGAAACTTGCAATTACAATTCAGGTCTAGGTTGTCTCTTCCTCTTTTCACTGGAGGAAAAGTGGAGGGGGAGCAGGGTGCTGCAATCCACATTGTTCTGCTTGATGCTAATAATGGCCTTGTTGTAACTTCTGGCCCTGAAGCCTCTGTAAAACTAGATGTTGTTGTGCTTGAAGGTGATTTCAACAATGAAGATGATGAAGACTGGAGCCAAGAAGAATTTGAAAGCCATGTTGTAAAAGAGCGTGAAGGAAAGAGACCATTGTTGACTGGGGATCTACAAGTGACCCTCAAGGAAGGTGTAGGAACTCTGGGGGAACTCACTTTTACAGACAACTCAAGCTGGATAAGGAGCAGGAAGTTTAGGCTTGGCTTGAAGGTTGCCTCTGGATATCATGAGGGCATAAGAATTCGTGAGGCAAAGACAGAAGCTTTCACTGTTAAAGATCACAGAGGGGAAC TCTACAAGAAACACTATCCTCCTGCATTGAATGATGAAGTATGGAGGTTGGAGAAAATTGGCAAAGACGGTTCCTTCCATAAAAAGCTAAATAATCAGGGAATATTTACAGTTGAAGATTTCTTACGTCTTTATGTTAGGGATTCTCAAAAGTTGCGAAAT ATTCTTGGCTCTGGCATGTCAAACAAAATGTGGGATGCTCTTGTAGAGCATGCAAAGACTTGTGCTCTGGGTGGGAAGCTTTATATCTATTATCCTGAAGATTCGAGAAATGTTGGTGTTGTTTTTAACAACATCTATGAACTAAATGGCCTTATTTCAGGGGAACAATATTTTTCAGCTGATTCTCTTTCTGATGAGCAAAAG GTCTATGTGGATACATTGGTGAAGAAAGCATATGAGAATTGGAATCAGGTTGTAGAATATGATGGCAAGTCTCTTATGAATTTCAAGCAAAATAAGAGGTCAAATGCTTTCCAAAATGATCTTCAGATAGGCCAAATAGGTTACCCTGATGCTTTAGACCATCAAATGCAATTGACTCGGCAACCGGCTTCGGTTACTACTGAGCAAGCTTCTGTGCATTCAGGCCTCCAAGTTGGAG CATCTGGTTATAATGAAAATATGGGAGCAGGGTTCTCATCCCAGTCCCAGCTTGTGAATCCGCATTCACGTGCCCAATTTGACAACACCTCATTCATGTCAAATGAACCTTTAATCAGCAGTTCTCACCAGAACCAAAGCATAAGGAGTGATAACAGTGTTGGCTTGGCCCTTGGTCCTCCTCAGTCATCTACCTCAGGGTTTCAAGTCCTTGGCTCTTCAATGCAGCCACCCAACCTCAATCCTTTTGATGACTGGACCAACAACCGGGACAAGGGAGTTGATGACTACTTCACAGAGGAAGAGATTCGCATCCGAAGTCATGAGATGCTTGAGAATGAAGATATGCAACACTTGCTCAGACTCTTCAGCATGGGAGGACATGCGTCTGTGAATATACCTGAAGATGGGTTTACATTCCCATCATTTATGCAATCACCAATGCCAAACTTTGATGAGGATCGCACACGACCTGGTAAGGCTGTTGTGGGATGGTTGAAGATCAAGGCAGCAATGAGGTGGGGTTTCTTTATCAGGAAGAAAGCAGCTGAAAGGCGAGCTCAACTtgttgagttggatgatgaaTAG